tattatgttgggtTGTTTGgatttaagtgaatttgtgtataaatttgattataaaccaaAATCGTAGGGTTTTAAAACTtgaaaattgggcaaattgatttggtttatgtgggtgTTGGTTAGTGTCTTTGTTTgtagtttgaattgttaatattgtgtatattgttaggttgaaattgaaattgaaatggtTAGGTTGGTCAAACTAAAATTGGGTAAGTTGAATTTGTGGAGaattgatgtatattgtgcatttgAACGGTTacttttgtgtaggtgaattgtgttatgatgttgaagttgtgtattgtgaattatttgatataggtgttccattttgtgatattgtataaaattgtttgtaattattgaatttgtttaggtttgtttattgtttaatttggaataTGAATGTGTGTAGGTAATTTATGGcatcttcttcaacttctcgtcgtcggctcttatgtggtcctgaggacccctccgtattatatctgcagagacaacacgtctctaataaaATATGGGCAGGAGTGCCATCGGAAGACGTACGGTGTAGAAGATACGAAGGAATCATATGGGATGTTCCCATAAATCCTCGTGTTTTGGCAGTTATAGATGAGATGGGGTTCGGCGGGATGTTGAGGTGTGGTCAACCgaaagacattgaccaccatcttatcaccgctTTGATCGAACGTTGGAGGCCTGAGACTCATACGTTTCattttccagtcggtgaagcgactgtgagcttagaagacgtggaggtcttatggggcctcaaaACTGACGGTGAGCCTCtgacgggttacatccccaCTAAGGATGTCGGATATTGGAAGGatgtttgtttggattttcttgGCTTTATTCCAGATGCAGTTGATCTAAAAGAAATGAACTGgaagcagacaagcttatcaaaCCAACTGCGGATTGAGCTGAGTGATGACCACGAGCAATACATGTACAATCAACGTGCTCGTGTGTATTGTCTGCTGTTACTGGGTGGTCTACTGATCCCGAACGCCACCGGTAATAAAATTCCCTTCTTCTACCTTCagtttttcatggatatagaacaaTGTGGTAGCTATAGCTGGGGAGGTGCGACTCTTgcctgcttgtaccacaatctaTGTGAAGCTGCACTTGGTAAGAGGACCGATGTCGGGGGAGCTCTTACATTGTTACAgctgtgggcttgggagagaatcccaattATTAGACCGCAGATGCTGAACCCCACGCCCGTAGACTACTTACCATGTGCAGTCGCGTAAGTTGTCCACTAATTACTTTTTTAAGCATAATTGTTATTGATTTTTGTGTtgttcgctcataatttaatttttgtaggTGGACTGGTCGGGCCtcttatgtaaaagcacccggacattgCATTGAAACTTTCAGAGATCAGTTCTCAACAATGCATGCCAATCAGGTAATTTACATAACCTAAATTATTGCTAGATTGCTGTTTTTGATTGAACTTGTTTTGACTAAATAAGTttcatatttagtttatttggaggccgtACGTCAATCGAAATCTGGCGGATATTTGTGttgccggtcgtcctatatggacgtcGATGACAACACTAATCTGCTGGAATATGGTTGAGCCACACATGCCACAGCGAGTGCTGCGACAgtttgggattgtccaaccgtatatcccgctTGTCGACCGGTTCCACGGAACTGATTTTACGAAACAGGATCGCCGTGGCAAAGCAGGTCGGAACTGGGTTGAGTGGCACGCCAAGCATATACAAGATTGGCATAATAGGCACGACACGGTGTATGTTGATTTGGAGTACTCATTCGAGCCTGTTGCTACTGATGAGTACATGGATTGGTTTCGCCGGATAACCGTGGTGTACCTAACAAAACCCGGCGTGCATGCTCCTGAGGGCTTCCATGAAACGGCGGCCTCTCATCACTACGCGGTAAATTTCAACAACtattctttatttatattcatatgatgaaatgtaattaacactgaaaattgtaggtggaTACCCTTCACAAAATACGCCACTTTCTTAGGGAGCAAGACATGTCAGGACGGCCGGATTTATTcaccatttcgaggatggttgaacATGGCCTCCAGATATGTGGGGAAGCTGAGACGATGGACTACCGTCCTTCCCAGCGCTCTGAGATGGACATCGAGGTGCCCGTGCGGCAAAAAGCGAAGCGGCGTGGAAAGAAGAAAGTTGGTGGACAGTCGTCATcatcaaggatggatactcaatTGGTTGATGATTCTGATGACGATTTTGAGGCTCctcctccaccaagatctgccgTGCGGGGTCGTCACTCTGTCAGCCACACGGGTGGTACAGGAGAAGATATCGGTCTCAGCGATCAACAatctccacctcggtcttctgtgAGAGACGACTTTTTTGatgttgatttagagaatgctGTCGTTgaagatactcctccgtccaGAATCCCTAAGACCAGTATCGGGAAGGGAATCCGTAGTCTGTTTATGCGGAAAAGGCGAGACGAGTGATTTTTATTGGTGTTGGTTGTAATTTGATACATTCTATATAAattggtgttttttttattgatttgacCGCTTcatattagtaatttgatatattCTATTGATATTGGTGGTTTTCATTGATTTCCCGTATTTATATTGTAAGTTGATAAATGCGCGGTTTTTATATTAGATAATTGGGCTATTTGCAAACACGCCATTCAagatggcgtttttaagttGGTAAATAAATTGTGCAAATTTTGCACACGCCGTGGCTGAGCtactgaacaaacacgccaaccTGATAGGCGTTTTTTGATAACACGCCACTTATGATGGCGTTTTTAAATAACGCCACTCACAATGGCGTTTTTATAACTAAAACACGCCAACTCCATATGCAATTGTGTTTGGGactctcacattatgtaattgaccttttaCATCAGATTTACACACCTTTGCATgggcccacggggtaagtggtgtggcacactgtgttgcTGCAAGTGACCGCTCAttaaaccattctattgtcctccaaaatatcagatcaatgcaagctttaattgggagttgtcttgcgcctctcaacacattgttgtaagattccaccatattagtggtcatctcaccccatcgtttgtgtttgtcatacgccaaactccatttttctaactccacggcatcaaggtactgcacgGCCTCGTCGTTGATggttcgaagtaaacgacgtctgtTCTTAAACTTGCGTttcttggtagcaataccaattttccaaacaagtctttttACCATGATGCCTTtatgattctgcaaaacattctttctaacatgtaccaagcaaaatcgGTGATgccccacattgggttcttctttccatatgggagaattcattgcatctatgattcccacatgcctatctgatattacacatatttcatgctttgccACGTGAAGTCTAatacgttccataaaccaattccaactttgtatggtttcctcatcaacaatggcatatgcaataggcaaacatttcttattagcatcaaatccaacggcaataagaattttacctcgaaatcgtccacgtagatgagttccatcaacggttaaaactggtttgcatagttgaaaagcctccacagctggaccaaaagcccaaaatacgtacttgaaaACCTTGTTCATACCGTTGCTTGATCTGTCATCATGCAACCATTcgacaattgtgccaggattttgtctttgcacctcattcaaataagctggtaaaactttgaaattccactcccacgaaccatacacaagctcaatagctgtcctccgagcataccatgctttcttgtaactaactttcacatgaaatctattttcaatatccgccacaattgcttttaccttgtagcaaggatcgttttctatttgatggcgaacactcaacgctatcatacccgacgtaagattagcgtgcccattataattacgatcccccatgcaagtatgagcagtgctaaacactctaatttgccagtgttcatcatgcttcctcagtgttgctcggcactcccacaaacatttaggtaaggacttatctttcggatttccttgtggccacttacaaactgcatgccatctctttcctttactttcaacgACTGTATATTGGCGGATTTTTTTCAAATGCCAATGAGTGACAGCtgacttcaattccaatttggttttaaatttagtatgcaacccgacattgctcggatctttttcactccaataatgcacattgagatcatcagactcaaagttttttggatcaaaactatcatacggacctggtaaggtgcgaaaatagttcataccaggctgtgggaactgtggaactactctttctCGTACTGCTCTTCCTCCAGTTGATGTTTCTCCAACCACTGTTTCTCCAACCGGAATGGATGTGCTTGGAGCAACAAATTGGTCCTCATCCGACGAAGCACCATCTGAATCTGTACTATCCGGGTCgacatcttcagaatcataaggtgattgtggatcaagaaagtcggctttatcaggaccaatTATGGCCTCAATCACATCACAGTTGTCActgtcccctaaatgcacgcctccaacatcaaaatcttgtgttgtatcgaagcatggttcttggcctctcgtagacgtaccaacatcaaaatcttgtgttgcagcgaaaTATAGTTCtcggcctctcgtagacgtaccaacatcattactcatgagaagatgactatgttgttgagtaattgacgaatactcaacatacaattcaatttgacctcctgtagtcatactctcactaaacattattggcatgtatacttcttctagtaAAATACCTATATACGTGATTGAAGATCCATGCCATATATGACGTTTCCATActatttgaagtttgttttcaaatatgtttatccccatcctttcacaaattgtttccacaagcttatcgtaggaaatactttcatccaacataatcaatccttttgcaaaaggaggatcatatgaaataactgttccgggaattatctttccaccccaatataaatagacacaccacgtcatactatctgcattaatgtcaaacacaaatattggtcaaaaatatttctttacagtacactacaatatatactatcataacaacctatcaaatatgggtaaaaaattagatatactacaacatataataccataacaattggtcaaaatatttctattaattacaatacaatttataatactataacaaa
This portion of the Salvia splendens isolate huo1 chromosome 10, SspV2, whole genome shotgun sequence genome encodes:
- the LOC121751194 gene encoding serine/threonine-protein phosphatase 7 long form homolog, translating into MGFGGMLRCGQPKDIDHHLITALIERWRPETHTFHFPVGEATVSLEDVEVLWGLKTDGEPLTGYIPTKDVGYWKDVCLDFLGFIPDAVDLKEMNWKQTSLSNQLRIELSDDHEQYMYNQRARVYCLLLLGGLLIPNATGNKIPFFYLQFFMDIEQCGSYSWGGATLACLYHNLCEAALGKRTDVGGALTLLQLWAWERIPIIRPQMLNPTPVDYLPCAVAWTGRASYVKAPGHCIETFRDQFSTMHANQFIWRPYVNRNLADICVAGRPIWTSMTTLICWNMVEPHMPQRVLRQFGIVQPYIPLVDRFHGTDFTKQDRRGKAGRNWVEWHAKHIQDWHNRHDTVYVDLEYSFEPVATDEYMDWFRRITVVYLTKPGVHAPEGFHETAASHHYAVDTLHKIRHFLREQDMSGRPDLFTISRMVEHGLQICGEAETMDYRPSQRSEMDIEVPVRQKAKRRGKKKVGGQSSSSRMDTQLVDDSDDDFEAPPPPRSAVRGRHSVSHTGGTGEDIGLSDQQSPPRSSVRDDFFDVDLENAVVEDTPPSRIPKTSIGKGIRSLFMRKRRDE